The sequence TGGCGCGCTCGACCGACGACGGGGCCAGCTGGACCACCACGACCGTGACGCCCGGCCTGGCTCCGCCCACTCCCGACGAGGCGGTGGCGAACTTCGTGCCCGACGTGTTCGTGTCCCCGTTCGGCGCCGCGCCCCGCACCGTGTGGGTCTCGTGGCGCCGCTCGTACGCCGAGGCGTCCGAACGGGCCACCGAGGCGTGGGCAGCCCGGTCCGTCGACGGCGGCGGGACCTTCGCCCCCGAGGTGCGGGCCATCGAGGCGGACCCCGGGTTCGACGCGCCCCGCGTCGTCGAGGACGCCCAGGGCACGGCGTACTGGTTCCAGCGCTCCCGCCCGGCCAGTGCCTCCGAGGGCGAGGCCCCCAAGCCGTCGCCCCTGCTGATGGCCCGGTCGACGGACGGCGGCCGGACCTGGGCACAGCGCGAGGTCGGGCAGCAGGACGTCGTGATGGAGGAGCCCCTCGCCGCCGTGTCCCCCGAGGGCGACGCGCTGTACCTGGCGTGGGCCGACGGCCGCAATGGCGACCTCGACGTCTTCTTCAGCCGTTCGGCCGACGGTGGCGAGTCGTGGAGCGAGCCGCTGCGGGTGAACGACGACGCCACCGCCAACAAGCGGACCCAGAAGTGGCCGCGGATGAGCGTGGCGCCCGGCGGGCGCATCGACGTCGCCTGGTACGACTACCGCCACGGGTCCCAGGACACCCCGGCAGACGACGTGGAGTTCTTCCTGGGCGACGCCAACGACGTCTACCTGGCCTCCTCGGAGGACGGGGGGCGCAGCTTCGGCGAGAACGAGCGGATGACCCGGGCGTCCATCGACCGCACCCGCGGCACCTACAACGTCCAGTACTTCGTCGAGGTCCCGCCCGCGCTGGCGTCCGGCGAGGACCACGCCTACGTCGCCTGGTCCGACACCCGGCTCGGCAACGACGACAACGGGGCCCAGGACATCTTCGGGGCGGCG is a genomic window of Acidimicrobiales bacterium containing:
- a CDS encoding sialidase family protein gives rise to the protein MGVRTAAAALAAVLVAAATAGGPASAAELGDEARISGIHAVARTFEGPAAAVDPNDDDRVFVAASDLLSNSCHVYRSTDRGRTFTELAGPDFGTATDCGLNKGGIPQNMRMKLVIDGEGVVYWAVAVADPAHHGARGVVLARSTDDGASWTTTTVTPGLAPPTPDEAVANFVPDVFVSPFGAAPRTVWVSWRRSYAEASERATEAWAARSVDGGGTFAPEVRAIEADPGFDAPRVVEDAQGTAYWFQRSRPASASEGEAPKPSPLLMARSTDGGRTWAQREVGQQDVVMEEPLAAVSPEGDALYLAWADGRNGDLDVFFSRSADGGESWSEPLRVNDDATANKRTQKWPRMSVAPGGRIDVAWYDYRHGSQDTPADDVEFFLGDANDVYLASSEDGGRSFGENERMTRASIDRTRGTYNVQYFVEVPPALASGEDHAYVAWSDTRLGNDDNGAQDIFGAALALEEGGSSTRALVVAAEVLVALVGVGLLAAAALRRRGASSSMAAGASS